In Daucus carota subsp. sativus chromosome 4, DH1 v3.0, whole genome shotgun sequence, one DNA window encodes the following:
- the LOC108219392 gene encoding uncharacterized protein LOC108219392, which produces MEEQIKSEFKKSGFTFDNEEEILQKCLAFCINYNLSPCDLVSSWDVYSLNRQLELTVQNAHMDAFLQQLQNEQKEAIIKKEPGLHLYSNDVKMILSDKAEDIDEVVPGTPTEKYDMSYLGPLDSAHKTNGSILPSGKPADLVTPFGQRKNKFVVQSTISDLPNTDSIKEEQHDNNSEDDIIKRVQPRKRCSLQTHHSKPETSSRFMYDRIEDKFNFLENRIMKHAKAFVASGIYEEPVDPTVASQKSLFAIGMVCCEEEGRLKEKPLLLQSSVEHSGGQRVRLDLQKLSQFSIFPGQVIGIKGDNPSGHCLIASEIIDHVPLLDSNDENSQPSKKQALDKDLIQTDLSHAQSEISALIAGGPFTTTDNLMFEPLTELLAYARRKQPQLLILLGPFIDSEHPEIKKGTVNQTFDELFHHEILKRIQDHVEYMGSAARVILVPSIRDASHDFVFPQPPFSIHPPDLKDQITSITNPGTFSANEVKVACCTVDIIKQLSGEEISRNAAGGSKHRMSTLANHILCQRSFYPLYPPAEGIPLDFSLAPEALEISSIPDILILPSDLTHFVKVVSVGGEGEAQKKCLCVNPGRLARGEGGGFFVELNYHGSPDSATASVIRI; this is translated from the exons ATGGAAGAACAAATCAAATCGGAGTTCAAGAAGAGTGGTTTCACATTTGACAATGAAGAAGAGATACTTCAAAAAT GTCTTGCTTTTTGTATAAATTACAATCTGAGTCCTTGTGATCTTGTTTCTAGCTGGGATGTTTATTCACTTAATAG GCAGCTGGAACTGACTGTGCAAAATGCACATATGGATGCATTTTTGCAGCAACTGCAGAATGAACAGAAAGAGGCTATCATCAAGAAGGAGCCTGGATTGCATTTGTACTCTAATGATGTCAAGAT gatATTGAGTGATAAAGCAGAAGATATAGATGAAGTGGTCCCTGGGACTCCAACAGAAAAATATGACATGAGTTATCTAGGTCCTCTCGATTCAGCACACAAAACCAATGGGAGCATACTTCCCTCTGGAAAACCTGCCGATCTGGTGACACCTTTTGGGCAACGAAAGAACAAATTTGTCGTCCAATCCACCATCAGTGACCTGCCCAATACAGATTCTATAAAGGAAGAACAGCATGACAATAATTCTGAGGATGACATCATAAAAAGAGTGCAACCCAGGAAAAGGTGTTCGTTGCAAACTCATCACTCCAAGCCTGAAACAAGTTCTCGATTTATGTATGACAGAATTGAAGATAAG tttaattttcttgaaaatagaATCATGAAGCATGCAAAAGCTTTTGTTGCTTCTGGAATCTACGAGGAACCAGTTGACCCAACTGTTGCTTCACAG AAAAGTTTGTTTGCTATTGGTATGGTATGTtgtgaggaagaaggtcgtctAAAAGAGAAGCCCCTATTGCTACAAAGCAG TGTTGAGCACTCTGGGGGGCAACGTGTCCGTCTTGACCTGCAAAAGCTGAGTCAGTTTTCTATCTTTCCTGGCCAG GTTATAGGCATTAAAGGGGACAATCCAAGCGGACACTGTTTGATTGCATCAGAAATCATCGACCATGTTCCTTTACTAGATTCCAATGATGAGAACTCTCAACCTTCAAAGAAGCAAGCTCTTGATAAGGACTTAATTCAAACTGATCTATCTCATGCGCAGTCAGAAATATCAGCG TTAATTGCAGGAGGCCCTTTTACCACAACTGATAACTTGATGTTTGAGCCTCTAACTGAATTACTTGCATATGCACGGAGAAAGCAGCCTCAGTTGCTTATACTG CTTGGACCCTTTATTGATTCGGAACATCCAGAGATCAAGAAAGGAACTGTAAATCAGACCTTTGATGAACTTTTTCATCATGAGATTCTTAAAAGG ATTCAAGATCATGTGGAGTATATGGGTTCAGCAGCAAGGGTGATTCTAGTGCCATCCATACGTGATGCTAGTCATGATTTCGTTTTTCCTCAG CCTCCTTTCAGTATACATCCGCCTGACCTTAAAGATCag ATAACCAGCATCACAAATCCTGGAACTTTTTCTGCTAATGAG GTCAAGGTAGCTTGCTGCACTGTTGATATAATTAAGCAGCTTAGCGGAGAGGAGATCTCACGAAATGCTGCTGGTGGATCAAAGCATCGGATGTCTACACTTGCAAACCATATTTTGTGTCAACGCAG TTTCTATCCTCTGTATCCACCAGCAGAAGGCATTCCCCTGGATTTTTCACTTGCTCCAGAAGCTCTTGAAATCTCTTCCATTCCAGATATTCTCATCCTCCCTTCAGACTTGACTCATTTTGTGAAG GTAGTGTCTGTGGGAGGCGAAGGAGAGGCGCAAAAGAAATGTCTATGTGTTAATCCAGGAAGACTAGCAAGAGGTGAAGGAGGGGGTTTCTTTGTGGAGCTTAACTACCACGGAAGCCCTGACTCAGCAACTGCTTCTGTAATCCGCATATAG
- the LOC108216324 gene encoding lysine histidine transporter 1 has translation MDHDNMKNDDKTAEEKAIDDWLPITAARNATWYHSAFHNVTAMVGDAVLSLPFALSELGWGPGIVILVLSWIITLYTLWQMVEMHEIIPGKRLDRYHELGQMAFGEKLGLWIVVPQQLTVEISTCIVYMVTGGKSLKKFQESAFPNSKSIRTTYFILIFGSCHFILSLLPSLNSISGISLAAAFMSLSYSTIAWTASLRKGMYQENVDYSYRDKTTSRNVLNFLSAMGDVAFAFAGHNVVLEIQATIPSTPEQPSKKPMWKGVKVAYIIVALCYFPVALVGYFVFGNSVDDNILITLENPNWLIALANLLVVFHVIGGYQIYAMPVFDMIETYLTKQKKFRPSIPLRMAVRFTYVVITMFIGMAIPFFSGLLGFFGGLALSPTSYFLPCIIWLNLVKPRRFSISWWMNWTFIVLGVC, from the exons ATGGACCATGACAATATGAAGAATGATGATAAAACAGCGGAAGAGAAGGCTATTGATGATTGGCTTCCGATAACTGCGGCGAGGAATGCAACATGGTATCATTCAGCTTTTCACAATGTTACCGCCATGGTCGGAGATGCTGTTCTTAGCCTCCCATTTGCTTTGTCTGAACTTGGATG GGGACCTGGTATCGTCATACTTGTTCTGTCCTGGATAATAACCTTGTACACTCTATGGCAAATGGTGGAGATGCATGAAATCATTCCGGGAAAACGATTAGATAGATACCATGAGCTAGGCCAAATGGCTTTTGGTGAAAAGCTTGGCCTTTGGATTGTTGTTCCTCAGCAGCTTACGGTGGAAATTAGTACATGTATTGTTTATATGGTCACCGGAGGCAAATCGTTGAAGAAATTCCAAGAATCTGCTTTTCCAAATTCAAAATCTATCAGAACTACATACTTCATTTTAATATTTGGCTCTTGCCACTTCATACTCAGTTTGCTTCCCAGCTTAAATTCCATCTCTGGAATTTCCTTGGCTGCTGCGTTCATGTCCTTGAG ttactCCACAATTGCTTGGACAGCTTCGCTTAGGAAGGGCATGTATCAGGAGAATGTGGACTACAGCTACAGGGACAAAACTACAAGTAGAAATGTCCTCAACTTCCTTAGTGCAATGGGTGATGTAGCTTTTGCCTTTGCTGGTCACAATGTAGTCCTGGAAATCCAAGCCACAATTCCTTCAACTCCTGAACAACCTTCTAAGAAACCAATGTGGAAAGGTGTTAAGGTCGCATATATCATTGTTGCTCTTTGCTACTTTCCTGTTGCCCTTGTTGGATACTTTGTTTTTGGTAACAGTGTAGATGACAATATTCTAATTACACTAGAAAACCCAAATTGGCTTATCGCGCTTGCCAATTTATTAGTTGTTTTTCATGTGATTGGAGGCTACCAG ATATATGCAATGCCTGTATTTGACATGATAGAGACCTATTTGACGAAGCAAAAGAAATTCAGACCTTCTATACCTCTTCGCATGGCTGTCCGATTTACATATGTGG tgattacaatgtttattgGTATGGCAATTCCTTTCTTTTCTGGCCTACTTGGATTCTTTGGTGGACTTGCATTGTCCCCTACCTCGTATTTT CTCCCGTGCATCATTTGGCTCAACCTCGTTAAACCCCGAAGATTCAGCATATCGTGGTGGATGAATTGG ACTTTCATAGTACTGGGAGTTTGTTGA